The Alnus glutinosa chromosome 7, dhAlnGlut1.1, whole genome shotgun sequence genome includes a region encoding these proteins:
- the LOC133873650 gene encoding histone-lysine N-methyltransferase ATXR4 isoform X1 has product MSALALGRRSRSRWVSRFKTLYSQTKLFLASSSFSTTSIADKDEDTGRPPAPPPIRVSHTESAGRGVFATRRIGAGDLIHTAKPFVAHPSLSTIHSVCYFCLRKLQTTSRTQVVQFCNKECEEQSKVFYDVERRANWSAYDDYCRTQGLKYPLMVKRLACMVISGVAAADNLDILQPANLSPPMISEMEEGFGLLRSAFTKANTTNEQITFLTKTWYTSVLARIRINAFRVELAGGLYEDLLLSAAASIEAEAAVGNAVYMLPSFYNHDCDPNAHILWIENADARLKALRDVEAGEELRICYIDASMGHDARQTLLSQGFGFRCNCPRCLSGD; this is encoded by the exons ATGTCGGCCTTGGCCTTGGGCCGTAGAAGCCGTAGCCGTTGGGTTTCGCGGTTCAAAACATTGTATTCCCAAACGAAGCTATTTCTCGCATCTTCCTCCTTCTCAACCACCAGCATAGCCGACAAGGATGAAGATACGGGTCGACCACCAGCGCCGCCTCCGATCCGGGTTTCGCACACCGAGTCGGCCGGGCGAGGCGTGTTCGCTACCCGGAGAATCGGAGCTGGAGATCTCATCCACACCGCGAAGCCGTTCGTTGCTCACCCTTCGCTTTCCACCATCCACAGCGTCTGTTACTTTTGCCTCCGGAAGCTGCAAACCACTTCTCGAACTCAGGTTGTGCAGTTCTGTAACAAAGAGTGCGAAGAGCAATCTAAG GTATTTTACGATGTTGAGAGGAGAGCGAATTGGTCAGCCTATGATGATTATTGCCG GACACAAGGTTTGAAGTACCCACTTATGGTGAAACGATTAGCTTGTATGGTCATATCAGGTGTTGCTGCTGCTGACAATCTTGACATACTTCAACCTGCTAATTTATCTCCTCCAATGATTTCAGAG ATGGAAGAGGGGTTTGGCTTACTAAGGAGTGCCTTCACAAAGGCAAATACCACAAATGAACAGATAACTT TTCTGACTAAGACATGGTATACTAGTGTTCTGGCACGCATTCGTATTAATGCGTTTCGTGTTGAATTGGCCGGAGGATTGTATGAAGATCTTCTTTTATCAGCAGCTGCATCTATAGAAGCTGAAGCTGCTGTTGGTAATGCCGTTTATATGCTTCCATCATTCTACAATCATGATTGTG ATCCCAATGCACACATTTTGTGGATAGAGAATGCAGATGCCAGATTGAAGGCCCTTCGTGATGTTGAGGCAG GTGAAGAGCTTCGGATCTGCTATATTGATGCAAGTATGGGTCATGATGCTCGGCAAACTCTCCTGTCCCAGGGGTTTGGTTTTCGGTGCAATTGTCCTCGGTGTCTTTCTGGTGATTAG
- the LOC133872423 gene encoding fatty acyl-CoA reductase 2, chloroplastic: MMGALFLNFSSVAPIKPLRVSDKRDCCSLRRKKSVVYCQGGGNVVKSSGFSSALTEREALLSRTDHTSALRDAGSLVLSPNEKSQAEIAVKDLAPYGEPSSSLVEVDDGIGIVKFLRGKGFLVTGATGFLAKVLIEKILRTEPDVGRIFLLIQAKNKEAAMERLTSEIINAELFNCLRQIHGKSYQSFMLSKLVPVVGNICESDLGLDEDSADVIAKEVDLIVNSAANTTFDERYDVAMDINTRGPCHLMGFAKKCKNLKLFLQVSTAYVNGQRQGRIMERAFSVGDSIASEIFDISSRSLPALDIEGEIKLALDISKVSEVNLVAQKMKELGLERAKKFGWQDTYVFTKAMGEMMIDKMRGEIPVVIIRPSVIESTCKEPFPGWMEGNRMMDPIVLYYGKGQLTGFLVDPNGVLDVVPADMVVNATLAAMARHGEAQKPDINVYQIASSVVNPLVFQELARLLYEHYNSSPCLDSKGRPIRVPSMKLFSSMEEFSTHLWGDAVQRSGLTAAASSNKKLSQKLEIICRKSVEQAKHLANIYEPYTFYGGRFDNSNTQRLMESMSEEEKSSFGFDVGNIDWRDYITNVHIPGLRRHVMKGRGMCS, encoded by the exons ATGATGGGGGCTTTGTTCTTAAACTTTTCCTCAGTTGCACCGATTAAACCCCTTAGAGTGTCCGACAAGCGTGACTGCTGCTCTTTAAGGAGGAAGAAGAGTGTGGTGTACTGCCAAGGAGGTGGGAATGTGGTCAAGTCTAGTGGGTTTTCTTCTGCTTTGACAGAGAGAGAAGCATTGTTGAGCAGGACGGATCATACTTCAGCTTTAAGAGATGCAGGAAGCTTGGTTTTGTCTCCAAATGAGAAGAGCCAGGCAGAGATTGCAGTCAAGGATTTGGCGCCTTATGGAGAACCATCCAGCTCTTTGGTAGAGGTTGATGATGGTATTGGAATTGTCAAATTTCTTCGAGGAAAGGGATTTCTTGTCACTGGTGCAACTGGGTTTCTGGCAAaag ttcttATTGAGAAGATTTTACGAACAGAGCCGGACGTGGGTAGAATATTTCTTTTGATTCAGGCAAAAAACAAGGAAGCGGCAATGGAAAGATTGACAAGTGAA ATCATAAATGCAGAGCTTTTCAATTGTCTCCGACAAATCCATGGAAAATCCTACCAATCCTTCATGTTGAGCAAACTAGTTCCTGTGGTTGGGAATATCTGTGAATCTGATCTTGGCTtggatgaagattcagcagatGTTATTGCCAAAGAAGTCGACTTGATTGTAAATTCTGCAGCCAATACAACATTCGATGAAAG ATATGATGTTGCTATGGATATAAACACAAGAGGACCTTGCCACCTCATGGGCTTTGCGAAGAAGTGCAAGAACCTAAAGCTCTTCTTGCAAGTATCAACAG CTTATGTTAATGGACAAAGACAAGGAAGAATAATGGAAAGGGCGTTCAGTGTTGGAGATAGTATAGCAAGTGAAATTTTCGATATTTCATCAAGATCCCTCCCTGCATTGGACATAGAAGGTGAAATAAAGTTGGCTTTGGATATCAGTAAAGTTTCTGAAGTCAATTTGGTGGctcaaaaaatgaaagaattggGTCTAGAAAG GGCCAAGAAATTTGGATGGCAAGATACCTATGTTTTCACAAAGGCTATGGGGGAAATGATGATCGACAAAATGAGAGGAGAAATACCGGTTGTCATTATTCGACCAAGTGTTATTGAGAGCACTTGCAAAGAGCCATTCCCTGGATGGATGGAAGGGAATAG GATGATGGATCCTATAGTTTTGTACTATGGGAAAGGGCAGCTCACAGGCTTCTTAGTTGACCCAAATGGAGTACTCGATGTA GTCCCAGCAGACATGGTTGTTAATGCAACCTTAGCAGCCATGGCAAGGCATGGAGAGGCCCAAAAACCGGACATCAATGTCTACCAGATTGCTTCATCTGTTGTAAATCCACTAGTTTTCCAAGAACTGGCGAGACTGCTGTATGAACACTACAATTCCTCTCCCTGCTTGGACTCAAAGGGCAGGCCAATCCGTGTTCCATCAATGAAGCTATTTAGCTCCATGGAAGAGTTCTCCACTCACCTATGGGGAGATGCTGTTCAGCGAAGTGGGTTGACAGCTGCGGCCTCTTCGAACAAGAAGTTGTCCCAGAAACTCGAAATTATTTGCAGAAAGTCAGTAGAACAAGCAAAGCATTTAGCAAACATATATGAGCCTTACACATTTTATGGTGgaag GTTTGATAACAGCAATACTCAAAGATTGATGGAAAGCATGTCTGAAGAAGAGAAGAGCAGCTTTGGGTTTGATGTGGGCAACATAGATTGGAGAGATTACATCACAAATGTCCATATTCCGGGTCTAAGGAGGCACGTCATGAAGGGAAGAGGGATGTGTAGCTAA
- the LOC133873605 gene encoding uncharacterized protein LOC133873605, with translation MGRLAPLSEEPVNQEDDSANGSKKGRGLTWRNWIKTHLSLVFNKKSDLRILLSVLGCPLFPIPLHPKQPTISELEVSSSAQYIIQHFTAATGCRKLEGTVKNIFATGKVSMAMVDDPGSGGSAAGATGESQKGCFVMWQMVPNKWLIELVVGGHKVVAGSDGKMAWRHTPWLGAHAARGGVRPLRRALQGLDPLAIAAVFSPAQYLGEKRISGVDCFVLKLSADQTDLAERGDNTAEMIKHVIFGYFSQRSGLLVYLEDSYLNRIQSPGTHPMYWETTMSTRIEDYRTVEGVMIAHAGQSSVIITRFGDNMKAGPAVTRMEETWAIDDLAFNVPGLSIDCFIPPNEVQGEYPGEDLAWRSPLDD, from the exons ATGGGTCGGCTTGCGCCACTTTCAGAGGAGCCCGTCAACCAAGAAGACGACAGCGCAAACGGCTCAAAGAAAGGTCGAGGCCTCACATGGCGGAACTGGATCAAGACCCACCTCTCCCTCGTCTTCAACAAGAAATCCGACCTCAGGATCCTCCTCAGCGTTCTGGGTTGTCCTCTCTTCCCCATTCCTCTCCATCCCAAGCAACCCACCATCAGCGAGCTGGAG GTCTCCTCCTCAGCCCAATATATCATACAACACTTCACGGCGGCGACTGGCTGCCGTAAGTTAGAGGGGACGGTGAAGAACATTTTCGCCACCGGAAAGGTGTCCATGGCCATGGTGGATGACCCGGGCTCTGGAGGTTCGGCTGCCGGAGCCACCGGAGAGTCGCAGAAAGGGTGCTTTGTAATGTGGCAGATGGTCCCTAATAAGTGGCTCATTGAGCTGGTTGTGGGTGGTCACAAGGTTGTAGCCGGTAGTGATGGCAAGATGGCTTGGCGCCACACACCGTGGCTCGGCGCGCATGCCGCCAGAGGCGGTGTTCGTCCTCTCCGGCGAGCTCTTCAG GGACTAGATCCTTTGGCCATAGCGGCCGTGTTTTCCCCAGCGCAGTACTTGGGAGAAAAGCGAATTTCAGGCGTTGATTGTTTTGTGCTGAAATTGTCCGCTGATCAAACGGACCTGGCTGAACGTGGCGACAACACAGCAGAGATGATAAAGCATGTTATATTTGGCTACTTCAGCCAAAGAAGCGGGCTCCTCGTGTACTTAGAGGACTCTTACTTAAACAGGATTCAATCCCCTGGGACGCACCCCATGTACTGGGAGACCACAATGTCAACAAGAATCGAGGACTATCGAACGGTGGAGGGCGTGATGATCGCTCACGCCGGCCAATCGAGTGTGATCATCACACGGTTCGGTGACAACATGAAGGCGGGCCCCGCGGTCACACGGATGGAGGAGACATGGGCCATCGATGACCTGGCATTCAACGTCCCTGGCCTCTCCATCGATTGCTTCATTCCTCCGAACGAAGTACAGGGGGAGTATCCAGGAGAGGATCTTGCTTGGAGATCACCGTTAGATGATTGA
- the LOC133873650 gene encoding histone-lysine N-methyltransferase ATXR4 isoform X2 — protein sequence MSALALGRRSRSRWVSRFKTLYSQTKLFLASSSFSTTSIADKDEDTGRPPAPPPIRVSHTESAGRGVFATRRIGAGDLIHTAKPFVAHPSLSTIHSVCYFCLRKLQTTSRTQVVQFCNKECEEQSKVFYDVERRANWSAYDDYCRTQGLKYPLMVKRLACMVISGVAAADNLDILQPANLSPPMISEMEEGFGLLRSAFTKANTTNEQITFLTKTWYTSVLARIRINAFRVELAGGLYEDLLLSAAASIEAEAAVGNAVYMLPSFYNHDCDPNAHILWIENADARLKALRDVEVKSFGSAILMQVWVMMLGKLSCPRGLVFGAIVLGVFLVIR from the exons ATGTCGGCCTTGGCCTTGGGCCGTAGAAGCCGTAGCCGTTGGGTTTCGCGGTTCAAAACATTGTATTCCCAAACGAAGCTATTTCTCGCATCTTCCTCCTTCTCAACCACCAGCATAGCCGACAAGGATGAAGATACGGGTCGACCACCAGCGCCGCCTCCGATCCGGGTTTCGCACACCGAGTCGGCCGGGCGAGGCGTGTTCGCTACCCGGAGAATCGGAGCTGGAGATCTCATCCACACCGCGAAGCCGTTCGTTGCTCACCCTTCGCTTTCCACCATCCACAGCGTCTGTTACTTTTGCCTCCGGAAGCTGCAAACCACTTCTCGAACTCAGGTTGTGCAGTTCTGTAACAAAGAGTGCGAAGAGCAATCTAAG GTATTTTACGATGTTGAGAGGAGAGCGAATTGGTCAGCCTATGATGATTATTGCCG GACACAAGGTTTGAAGTACCCACTTATGGTGAAACGATTAGCTTGTATGGTCATATCAGGTGTTGCTGCTGCTGACAATCTTGACATACTTCAACCTGCTAATTTATCTCCTCCAATGATTTCAGAG ATGGAAGAGGGGTTTGGCTTACTAAGGAGTGCCTTCACAAAGGCAAATACCACAAATGAACAGATAACTT TTCTGACTAAGACATGGTATACTAGTGTTCTGGCACGCATTCGTATTAATGCGTTTCGTGTTGAATTGGCCGGAGGATTGTATGAAGATCTTCTTTTATCAGCAGCTGCATCTATAGAAGCTGAAGCTGCTGTTGGTAATGCCGTTTATATGCTTCCATCATTCTACAATCATGATTGTG ATCCCAATGCACACATTTTGTGGATAGAGAATGCAGATGCCAGATTGAAGGCCCTTCGTGATGTTGAG GTGAAGAGCTTCGGATCTGCTATATTGATGCAAGTATGGGTCATGATGCTCGGCAAACTCTCCTGTCCCAGGGGTTTGGTTTTCGGTGCAATTGTCCTCGGTGTCTTTCTGGTGATTAGGtga